A part of Rattus rattus isolate New Zealand chromosome 4, Rrattus_CSIRO_v1, whole genome shotgun sequence genomic DNA contains:
- the LOC116899381 gene encoding nucleophosmin-like encodes MSVLQNGRQLFSVGLLLHRSACLQLMEDLMDIDMSPLRPLNYLFGCELKADKDCPFKVDNDENEHQLSLRMVSLGAGAKDELYTVEAEAMNYEGSPIKVTLATLKMSVQLTVSLGGFEITLPLLLRLKCGSGPVHISGQHLVAGEEDAELDEYEEDVKLLGMSGKRSAPGGDNKVPQRKVKLDEDDDEDDEDDEDNEEDDDFDEEETEEKVTVKKSVQDTPDKNAQNSNQNGKDLKPSIPRSKGQQSFKKQEKTPKTPKGPRSVEDIRAKVQASIQKRGSLPKVEAKFINYVKNYFRVTDQEAIQDQWRKSL; translated from the coding sequence ATGTCTGTTCTGCAGAACGGTAGGCAGTTGTTTTCTGTCGGGCTTCTCTTACACCGAAGTGCGTGCCTCCAACTCATGGAAGACTTGATGGACATAGACATGAGCCCTCTTAGGCCTCTGAACTACCTTTTCGGTTGTGAACTAAAGGCTGACAAAGACTGTCCCTTTAAAGTGGATAATGATGAAAATGAGCACCAGTTATCATTAAGAATGGTCAGTTTAGGAGCAGGGGCAAAAGATGAGTTATACACAGTAGAGGCAGAAGCAATGAACTATGAAGGCAGCCCAATTAAAGTGACACTGGCAACTTTGAAAATGTCTGTACAACTAACAGTTTCCCTTGGGGGCTTCGAAATTACACTACCTTTGCTCTTAAGGTTGAAGTGTGGTTCAGGGCCTGTGCACATTAGTGGACAGCACCTAGTAGCTGGAGAGGAAGATGCAGAGTTAGATGAATATGAGGAAGATGTAAAACTGTTAGGCATGTCTGGAAAGAGATCTGCTCCTGGAGGTGATAACAAGGTCCCACAGAGAAAAGTAAAActtgatgaagatgatgatgaggatgatgaagatgatgaggacaatgaagaagatgatgattttgatgaagaggaaactgaagaaaaggttacaGTGAAGAAATCTGTACAAGATACCCCAGACAaaaatgcacaaaactcaaaccaaaatGGAAAAGACTTAAAACCATCAATACCAAGATCAAAGGGTCAACAGTCCttcaaaaaacaggaaaaaactcCCAAAACACCAAAAGGACCTAGGTCTGTAGAAGACATTAGGGCAAAAGTGCAAGCAAGTATACAAAAAAGGGGTTCTCTTCCCAAAGTAGAAGCCAAGTTCATTAATTATGTGAAGAATTACTTCCGGGTGACTGACCAGGAGGCTATTCAAGACCAGTGGAGAAAGTCTCTTTAA